From the Spiroplasma alleghenense genome, one window contains:
- a CDS encoding nicotinate phosphoribosyltransferase: MLKANKYHFDERVLNNEYLADYFIKTKTILEKNNPEAKITMQFFQRTENAILSGIDVVIELLKFSCKKFEELEIWALPETSIINPLEPVLRITGHYQDFGFLEGMIDGILSRMTSVATNSARIMQAAGSKTVLNMNDRADIYFNQAFDGLASYHGGMTNFVSLAAIEFIDDLRVKKPSGTMPHALIQAYNGDLIAALKDFEKTYPQVPLVALIDYNNDCITDALKCCKEFKERLKFVRIDTAKNLVDKSLQSIKPEKGQELNGVNVELVKRLRSSLDQEGYGHVKIIVSSGFDSQKISQFERQNAPVDIYGVGEAITKSVSSFTGDSVLLNGVKQAKFGREYIESSRLVRIN; the protein is encoded by the coding sequence ATTTTGAAAGCAAATAAGTACCACTTTGACGAAAGAGTTTTAAATAACGAATACTTAGCAGACTACTTTATTAAAACTAAAACAATTTTAGAAAAAAATAATCCAGAAGCAAAAATTACTATGCAATTTTTTCAAAGAACTGAAAATGCAATTCTTTCAGGGATTGATGTAGTTATTGAATTATTAAAATTTTCTTGCAAAAAATTTGAAGAATTAGAAATTTGAGCATTACCCGAAACCAGCATAATCAACCCTTTAGAGCCAGTTTTGAGAATAACTGGTCACTATCAAGACTTTGGTTTTCTTGAAGGGATGATTGATGGGATTTTATCTCGTATGACAAGTGTGGCTACCAACTCGGCTAGAATTATGCAAGCTGCAGGTTCAAAAACAGTTTTAAATATGAATGACCGCGCCGATATTTACTTTAATCAAGCATTTGACGGATTGGCTTCTTATCACGGAGGCATGACCAATTTTGTTTCCTTAGCTGCCATTGAATTTATCGATGATTTAAGAGTTAAAAAGCCATCAGGAACAATGCCTCACGCTTTAATTCAAGCCTATAATGGAGATTTAATTGCTGCTCTTAAAGATTTTGAGAAAACCTATCCGCAAGTTCCTTTGGTGGCTTTAATTGACTATAACAACGACTGTATTACTGATGCGTTGAAATGTTGTAAGGAGTTTAAAGAGCGCTTGAAATTTGTCAGAATTGATACTGCTAAAAATCTAGTTGATAAGAGTTTACAAAGTATTAAACCTGAAAAGGGACAGGAATTAAATGGTGTTAATGTTGAATTAGTAAAAAGACTAAGAAGCAGTTTGGACCAAGAAGGATATGGTCATGTAAAAATCATTGTTTCTTCAGGTTTTGATTCTCAAAAAATTAGTCAATTTGAAAGACAAAATGCTCCTGTTGATATTTATGGGGTTGGAGAAGCTATTACAAAATCAGTATCTAGTTTTACTGGGGACAGTGTTCTGCTAAATGGTGTTAAACAGGCAAAATTTGGTCGTGAATATATTGAATCAAGCCGTTTGGTAAGAATTAACTAA
- the ytpR gene encoding YtpR family tRNA-binding protein has product MNSKVGMYYNEQFESLLVTWSDSSLIKPIVVKKEDMIAIFDDNDLVSLNILKISKETGLNPGLVSHSPEAIKIVNKSLKELKINPITHSPQLTVAKIVKAEPIPETHLNLCRVYDGENELQIICGAKNVVVNSLVVLATIGTWMPNGQQIKPSKLKGFESFGMLCSANELKLKNHNFSDGIIILDKNWEKYIGQDFMKVREENFESK; this is encoded by the coding sequence ATGAATTCAAAAGTAGGAATGTATTATAATGAACAATTTGAATCATTATTAGTAACTTGAAGCGATTCAAGTTTAATTAAACCTATAGTAGTTAAAAAAGAGGATATGATAGCCATTTTTGATGATAATGACTTAGTAAGTCTGAATATTTTAAAAATCAGCAAGGAAACAGGTTTAAATCCCGGACTTGTTAGTCATAGTCCTGAAGCTATTAAAATTGTCAATAAATCATTAAAAGAGTTAAAAATAAATCCAATCACTCACTCACCTCAACTAACCGTTGCTAAAATAGTAAAAGCTGAGCCAATCCCTGAAACTCATCTAAATCTTTGTCGAGTTTATGATGGAGAAAATGAGTTGCAAATTATTTGTGGTGCTAAAAATGTAGTTGTTAATAGCTTGGTTGTTTTAGCTACGATTGGGACTTGAATGCCAAACGGACAACAAATTAAGCCTTCAAAACTAAAAGGATTTGAATCTTTTGGAATGTTGTGCTCGGCTAACGAACTAAAACTAAAAAATCATAATTTTAGCGATGGAATCATCATTTTAGATAAGAATTGAGAAAAATATATAGGACAGGACTTCATGAAAGTGAGAGAAGAAAATTTTGAAAGCAAATAA
- a CDS encoding DegV family protein, producing the protein MKIAILTDSSFDGNMNEFKDLFKVPLMITRDNGQQIKDDENLSYDDFYKMLEVEKLKTSQTIPEEMLNKWDALLKDYDQVIVALLSKGLSGQYNTAVMLANDEPYKGKIIVIDTNGVSVVLSRIIEKITEMINDGKDGYEIKEVIESKTNKDFRGFIIPKNLEVLKRGGRIKPAAAALAKLLKITPILRYDGEIDKFDTTRTFKKAIKESIEQIKKECPEADTIDISYSKSEQSLMDQVKELVLESGMKIGKFDQLSNVIATHTGTETFALMCWLS; encoded by the coding sequence ATGAAAATTGCAATATTAACAGATTCATCATTTGATGGTAATATGAATGAATTTAAAGATTTATTCAAAGTACCACTAATGATAACAAGAGATAACGGTCAGCAGATAAAAGATGACGAAAATCTAAGTTATGATGATTTTTATAAAATGCTTGAAGTTGAAAAACTCAAGACATCACAAACAATTCCCGAAGAAATGTTAAACAAATGAGATGCCTTATTAAAAGATTATGATCAAGTGATTGTAGCCTTACTTTCAAAGGGTTTATCAGGTCAGTATAACACAGCAGTAATGCTTGCAAACGATGAGCCATACAAAGGTAAAATTATTGTTATTGATACCAATGGTGTAAGTGTTGTTTTAAGTAGGATTATTGAGAAAATTACAGAAATGATAAATGATGGCAAAGATGGTTATGAAATAAAAGAAGTAATCGAAAGTAAAACTAACAAAGATTTCAGAGGATTTATCATTCCTAAAAATTTAGAAGTTTTAAAGCGAGGTGGTAGAATTAAACCAGCTGCAGCTGCATTAGCTAAGCTTTTAAAAATAACACCAATTTTAAGATATGATGGAGAAATTGATAAATTCGATACAACTAGAACCTTTAAAAAGGCAATTAAGGAGTCTATCGAGCAAATTAAAAAAGAGTGTCCTGAAGCAGATACAATTGATATCAGTTATTCAAAATCTGAGCAGTCATTGATGGATCAGGTGAAAGAACTTGTCTTAGAATCAGGAATGAAAATCGGAAAATTCGATCAATTATCAAACGTGATAGCAACCCACACTGGAACAGAAACGTTCGCGTTAATGTGCTGGTTGAGTTAA
- a CDS encoding DegV family protein, giving the protein MKIGVLLDSSSGTTNEELKGTNIEVIPLHIILEDESDLSDTRENIEKYDVYKRVNDKENVKTSQASPGELEIKYTEMLKKYDHIIHITITKNISSMQDTAVMVSNQEEFKGKITVPEHNLAATAIKDCALYLNKLIKEDEKDVNTLVKKITEFENKFIAIIVPGDLSKLAKGGRAVKIFASILNAFKTKAVIHWAAKPKKIAMARKLSIIIEKVSGMLDKTYGKNGYNLKLLTTWDIPKRLLENTRSELEAEGIKFEEAYLPSIYAVHAGIDTLGFVAYSKEFDY; this is encoded by the coding sequence ATGAAAATAGGTGTTTTATTAGATAGTTCTAGTGGAACTACGAACGAAGAACTAAAAGGAACCAACATCGAGGTAATCCCTTTGCACATTATTTTAGAAGATGAAAGCGATTTAAGCGATACAAGAGAAAATATCGAAAAATATGATGTCTATAAAAGAGTTAACGACAAAGAAAACGTTAAAACTAGCCAAGCATCACCAGGAGAACTTGAGATCAAGTATACTGAAATGCTTAAAAAATACGATCATATCATTCATATTACTATAACTAAAAATATTTCAAGTATGCAAGATACTGCAGTTATGGTTTCCAACCAAGAAGAGTTCAAGGGTAAAATTACAGTTCCAGAACATAATCTGGCAGCAACAGCAATTAAGGACTGTGCTTTATATCTGAACAAACTAATTAAAGAAGATGAGAAAGATGTAAATACTTTAGTTAAGAAAATTACGGAATTTGAAAATAAATTTATAGCAATAATCGTGCCAGGTGATTTATCAAAACTAGCAAAAGGTGGCCGAGCAGTTAAAATTTTTGCTTCAATCCTGAATGCTTTTAAAACTAAAGCAGTTATTCACTGGGCGGCAAAACCCAAAAAAATTGCCATGGCAAGAAAGTTAAGTATTATTATCGAAAAAGTTTCAGGAATGCTTGATAAAACTTACGGTAAAAACGGTTATAACTTAAAATTATTGACAACATGAGACATCCCTAAGAGACTTCTAGAGAACACTCGCTCAGAATTAGAGGCAGAAGGAATTAAATTTGAAGAAGCTTACCTTCCATCAATTTATGCAGTTCATGCAGGAATTGATACTTTAGGTTTTGTAGCATATAGCAAAGAATTTGATTACTAA
- a CDS encoding Fur family transcriptional regulator: MTLTYEKMVQSLKRKGVRLTGARLSIIKVITRKQHVSASAIIKEVEKEFGSVNVMSVYNTLDMLLNEHLIFANTFNGKHIIYEVLGDSSIHLKCDLCAKVLHVEESEEQNSVLEEIKKICKENNLTSNHLKIEAHGICDTCRIEGKQQVDMTHENKIVEKF; the protein is encoded by the coding sequence ATGACTTTAACGTACGAGAAAATGGTTCAATCCTTAAAAAGAAAAGGTGTAAGACTAACTGGAGCAAGATTATCAATAATCAAGGTAATCACTAGAAAACAACACGTGTCAGCAAGCGCGATCATTAAAGAGGTTGAAAAAGAATTTGGTTCAGTAAATGTAATGTCAGTATATAATACTTTAGACATGCTTCTAAATGAACATTTAATTTTTGCCAATACATTCAACGGTAAACATATTATTTATGAAGTTCTAGGAGATAGCTCAATTCACTTAAAATGTGATTTATGTGCAAAAGTATTGCATGTGGAAGAATCAGAAGAACAAAATAGTGTTCTTGAGGAAATTAAGAAGATTTGTAAAGAAAATAATCTTACAAGTAATCATTTAAAAATCGAGGCTCACGGTATATGTGATACATGTCGAATTGAAGGAAAACAACAAGTTGATATGACTCACGAAAACAAAATTGTTGAGAAATTTTAA
- a CDS encoding acyl carrier protein produces MKYFEEIKKALKQKGAKGEINKDTLFKNLGLDSLDLMDLVVELEENLGFTIPDDELPGIQTIGQLEKIIAELKK; encoded by the coding sequence ATGAAATATTTTGAAGAAATTAAAAAAGCTCTTAAACAAAAAGGCGCAAAAGGTGAAATAAACAAAGACACTTTATTCAAAAATCTTGGTCTTGACTCTTTAGATTTGATGGATTTAGTAGTTGAATTAGAAGAAAATCTGGGATTTACAATACCAGATGATGAATTGCCGGGTATTCAAACAATAGGGCAACTCGAAAAAATAATTGCAGAATTAAAAAAATAA
- a CDS encoding MurR/RpiR family transcriptional regulator: MNVYNIISKIKEISQNKNDKKNYIALTVMQNMNQISSFSLNKLAELALTSPSSVTRFCKELDLDGFGGLRVVCEIYLSEKEQNRKVIFNNDDNFSKKLLKEIKDVLDQNDNLISTDYYSAISQLIFDTKTVVLVSMDDTQNMAKEFSQKMTSIGIPPVFIDNQQQLEYFVRHSDEKFVFFFVCYGTNEFILDNANKVKSQGGKVIFISINSSINYRDNFDCVINIKDKDHPLWFNKCSSLFSLLFIFQNIFTNIVSSDKKRFMKFFE; this comes from the coding sequence ATGAATGTTTATAATATTATTTCGAAAATAAAAGAAATATCGCAGAACAAAAATGACAAAAAAAATTACATTGCTCTGACTGTTATGCAAAACATGAATCAAATTTCTTCATTTTCATTGAATAAATTAGCTGAACTAGCTCTAACCTCTCCATCTTCGGTTACAAGATTTTGCAAAGAATTGGATCTAGATGGCTTTGGTGGTTTAAGGGTAGTTTGTGAAATTTATTTATCAGAAAAAGAACAAAACCGTAAAGTTATTTTTAATAATGATGATAATTTCTCAAAAAAACTTTTAAAAGAAATAAAGGATGTTTTGGATCAAAATGATAATCTAATTAGTACTGATTATTATTCTGCGATTTCGCAATTAATTTTTGATACTAAAACTGTTGTTTTAGTAAGTATGGATGATACCCAAAATATGGCCAAAGAGTTTAGTCAAAAAATGACTTCAATTGGAATACCCCCAGTATTTATCGATAACCAACAACAGTTGGAATATTTTGTGAGACATAGCGATGAAAAGTTCGTCTTCTTCTTTGTTTGTTATGGAACAAATGAATTTATACTTGATAATGCAAACAAGGTTAAGAGTCAGGGTGGCAAGGTTATTTTTATCTCAATTAATTCTTCAATCAATTATCGAGATAATTTTGATTGTGTTATTAACATTAAGGATAAGGATCATCCACTTTGGTTCAATAAATGTAGTTCGCTATTTTCGTTATTATTTATTTTTCAAAATATTTTCACAAATATCGTATCAAGTGACAAAAAAAGATTCATGAAATTTTTTGAATAA